The Polyangium aurulentum genomic interval AGCGCAGCGAGGAGGGGCGCCGCCTGCTCTCCGAGCGCCCTTCCCTCGAGAGCAAGAACCTGGATCTGGAAGCGCTCGCGCGCTTGCCCGAGGGCACGCTCGGCCACGAGCTCGCGCGCTACTTCCAAAACAACAAGATCTCGCCCTTCGAGACGACGCTCGAGATCAAGACCGACATCGACTTCATCTCCAAGCGCTACCGCGAGACGCACGACCTGTTGCACGTGGTGACGGGCTACGGCACGGACGAGGTGGGCGAGGTGGAGTTGCAGGCGTACGTTCTGGGGAATCTGGGTATCCGGACCGCGGCGCTCATCGTGCTTTACGGCATGATCCAGCACCTCAAGGTTCCGCAGCCCGGCGTCGAGCGGTCCGAATACCTGCGACGGCTATGGGCCGCATACCGCCGTGGCAGCGCGTCCCCGCTCTTCCTCGACTTCTGGTTCGAGCACCACTGGGAGACCCCCGTGGCCACGCTGCGCACGCGGTTGTGCGCCCCTGCAGAGGGGATGAACTGAACGCGTCGCGACCGTCGGTGGCGCCGCGCGGGGACCCGTCTGGGATCTGCTATGGGGGGGAGGCGCTCAGCCGCCCTTGATCGACGACATCACCGAGATGCTCGACGAGAGGCTCACCTCGATGTTGGCGAGCGACGCCGTCATTGCCGCCGTCGCCGGGACGAGGCACGCGATGGCCTTCGTCGACTCGAACGACAGGCCCGGATCCGTGGCCACGTCGAAGAGCGCCTGCGCGTTCTCGACCGCGAGCTTCCCGCGGCCCTCGGCCACCTCGATGAGCCTCGGCAGGTTCACGCTGAGCGTCGCGATCACGTCCTCGAGGCCCGCGCTC includes:
- a CDS encoding Coq4 family protein, translated to MNASQVSQPPPIDPKRLSFPEDASLFTRLHVAVSILRVIKGNEGNPDYGQTLNKALDINVYTSLVPQIQRSEEGRRLLSERPSLESKNLDLEALARLPEGTLGHELARYFQNNKISPFETTLEIKTDIDFISKRYRETHDLLHVVTGYGTDEVGEVELQAYVLGNLGIRTAALIVLYGMIQHLKVPQPGVERSEYLRRLWAAYRRGSASPLFLDFWFEHHWETPVATLRTRLCAPAEGMN